One window of Enterobacter sp. RHBSTW-00175 genomic DNA carries:
- a CDS encoding ATP-binding protein, translated as MPSRRPPFFASARGRLLIFNLLVVAVTLMVSGVAVLGFRHASQIQEQVQQQTLDDMTGSMNLARDTANVATAAVRLSQVVGALEYKGEADRLKQTQMALRHSLEQLADAPLAQQEPALVARIIRRSNELQQSVTGMLERGQRRHLERNALLSSLYQSQSYLRHLQDINRRFGSNVPDAQQLTEMDRLIIAAIDTPSPRATVQQLDAVTATLPRSATQSVVNMVLPDFDNELRKLAPLSNQLEESDLSISWYMFHIKALVAILNSDINQYVEQVAQASTLRTAQSHQELRSISVFISVFALLALIITGCACWYIYRNLGTNLTAISRAMSRLAHGEQDVSVPALQRRDELGELARAFSVFARNTASLEHTTRLLKQKTSQMEIDRIERQGLEEALLHSQKMKAVGQLTGGLAHDFNNLLAVIIGSLELTDPASPDALRINRARKAAERGALLTQRLLAFSRKQSLNPHAVEMKPLLENLGELMCHSLPATITLDIEAQSPAWPAWIDVSQLENAIINLVMNARDAMEGQTGVIKVRTWNQRVTRSDGRRQDMVALEVIDHGSGMSQEVKSQVFEPFFTTKQTGSGSGLGLSMVYGFVRQSGGRVEIESAPGQGTTVRLQLPRSTLAPVPRDETLAATTTADSDRLVLVLEDESDVRQTLCEQLHQLGYLTLEAESGEQALKMLNASPDIGLFISDLMLPGGLSGAEVINQVRTQFPQLSVLLMSGQDLRPAHNPQLPDVALLRKPFTRVQLAQALRKVTA; from the coding sequence ATGCCATCACGCCGTCCTCCGTTCTTCGCCAGTGCCCGCGGACGCCTGCTGATTTTTAATCTGCTGGTGGTGGCGGTGACGTTAATGGTCAGCGGGGTGGCGGTGCTTGGCTTCCGTCATGCCAGCCAGATCCAGGAGCAGGTGCAGCAGCAAACGCTGGATGACATGACCGGCAGCATGAACCTTGCGCGCGATACGGCGAATGTGGCCACGGCGGCGGTGCGACTCTCTCAGGTGGTGGGGGCGCTGGAATACAAAGGGGAAGCCGACAGGCTGAAGCAAACGCAAATGGCGTTGCGTCATTCGCTGGAGCAACTTGCCGATGCGCCACTGGCCCAGCAGGAGCCAGCGCTGGTGGCGCGAATTATTCGCCGGAGTAATGAATTACAGCAGAGCGTGACGGGGATGCTGGAGCGTGGGCAGCGCCGACATCTTGAGCGTAACGCGCTGCTTAGCTCGCTCTACCAGAGCCAAAGTTATCTGCGCCATTTGCAGGACATTAATCGCCGCTTCGGCAGCAATGTGCCGGATGCGCAGCAGCTTACGGAAATGGACCGGCTTATCATCGCCGCCATCGACACGCCTTCGCCCCGCGCCACGGTTCAACAGCTGGATGCGGTGACGGCCACCTTGCCCCGCAGCGCCACGCAGTCGGTGGTGAACATGGTGCTGCCCGACTTTGACAATGAACTGCGCAAGCTTGCCCCGCTATCTAACCAGCTGGAAGAGAGCGATTTGTCTATCAGCTGGTATATGTTTCATATCAAGGCGCTGGTGGCTATTTTAAACAGCGACATCAATCAGTACGTTGAGCAGGTCGCGCAAGCCTCTACCCTGCGTACTGCCCAGAGCCATCAGGAGCTGCGCTCCATCAGCGTCTTTATCAGCGTGTTTGCTCTGCTGGCGCTGATTATCACCGGCTGCGCCTGCTGGTATATCTACCGCAATCTCGGGACTAACCTGACGGCGATTTCCAGAGCGATGTCGCGCCTTGCCCACGGGGAGCAGGATGTCTCGGTTCCCGCACTGCAACGGCGCGATGAGCTGGGTGAGCTGGCGCGCGCGTTTAGCGTTTTTGCCCGCAACACTGCGTCGCTTGAGCACACTACCCGGCTGCTGAAACAAAAAACCTCGCAGATGGAGATAGACCGCATAGAGCGTCAGGGGCTGGAAGAGGCGCTGCTGCACAGCCAGAAGATGAAGGCTGTCGGGCAGCTGACGGGCGGGCTGGCGCATGACTTTAACAACCTGCTGGCGGTGATTATCGGCAGCCTGGAATTAACCGACCCCGCCTCGCCGGATGCGCTGCGCATCAACCGGGCGCGCAAGGCGGCCGAGCGCGGGGCGCTGCTGACCCAGCGTTTGCTGGCATTTTCCCGCAAACAGTCCCTGAATCCACACGCGGTAGAGATGAAACCGCTGCTGGAAAACCTCGGCGAACTGATGTGCCACTCGCTGCCTGCCACCATCACGCTGGACATCGAAGCGCAGTCCCCGGCCTGGCCTGCGTGGATTGACGTTAGCCAGCTGGAAAACGCCATTATCAACCTGGTGATGAACGCCCGTGATGCCATGGAAGGGCAAACTGGGGTGATTAAGGTCCGCACCTGGAACCAGCGTGTCACCCGCAGTGACGGGCGCAGGCAGGACATGGTGGCGCTGGAGGTGATTGATCATGGCAGCGGGATGTCGCAGGAGGTGAAATCCCAGGTCTTCGAGCCGTTTTTCACCACCAAACAGACCGGTAGCGGCAGCGGACTGGGGCTGTCGATGGTTTACGGATTTGTGCGCCAGTCCGGGGGGCGCGTGGAGATAGAAAGTGCGCCAGGGCAGGGAACCACGGTGCGGCTACAGCTTCCGCGTTCAACGCTTGCGCCCGTTCCCCGGGATGAAACGCTGGCTGCTACCACCACGGCAGACAGCGATCGGCTGGTGCTGGTGCTGGAAGACGAGAGTGATGTTCGCCAGACCCTGTGCGAGCAACTTCACCAGCTAGGTTACCTGACGCTTGAAGCCGAAAGCGGCGAGCAGGCGCTGAAAATGCTGAATGCTTCGCCGGATATTGGATTGTTTATCAGTGACTTAATGTTACCGGGTGGCTTAAGTGGCGCAGAGGTGATTAACCAGGTGCGAACCCAGTTCCCGCAGCTATCGGTGTTGCTGATGAGCGGTCAGGATCTCCGTCCGGCGCATAACCCACAGTTGCCGGACGTGGCGTTATTACGCAAACCTTTTACCCGTGTACAGCTGGCGCAGGCGTTACGTAAGGTGACGGCATGA
- the yjdP gene encoding DDRRRQL repeat protein YjdP gives MKRYSTALLLGLLSLTSQLAHADIVDDAIGNIQKAINDAYNPSSSSSDRSSDDDDRYDTSRSTDSRQYDDRRRQLEDRRRRLDERQRQLDDDRRRLEDDERRLEEDYDRG, from the coding sequence ATGAAACGTTACTCTACCGCTTTGTTATTGGGTTTGCTGTCCCTGACCAGCCAACTGGCACATGCCGATATCGTTGATGATGCCATTGGCAACATTCAGAAGGCGATTAATGACGCCTATAACCCCAGCAGCAGTAGCAGCGATCGCAGCAGTGATGACGACGATCGTTATGACACCAGTCGTTCCACGGACAGCCGTCAGTATGACGACCGTCGCAGGCAGCTCGAGGACCGACGTCGCCGTCTGGATGAACGTCAGCGCCAGCTTGATGATGACAGACGTCGTCTCGAAGATGATGAGCGGCGGTTAGAGGAAGATTACGATCGCGGATAA
- the phnP gene encoding phosphonate metabolism protein PhnP: MSLTITLTGTGGAQLVPVFGCDCAACRRARLQDEHRRRPCSAVVKFNDAVTLLDAGIPHLMDDWPAGSFQQFLLTHYHMDHVQGLFPLRWGVGATIPVYGPPDEEGCDDLFKHPGLLDFNHTVAPFVVFELQGLRVTPLPLNHSKLTFGYLLESAHSRVAWLSDTAGLPDKTVKFLLNNQPQVIIIDCSHAPREETPRNHSDLNAVIALNEVIGCPQVILTHISHQFDVWMMDNPLPEGIEAGYDGMVLVLD, translated from the coding sequence ATGAGTCTGACGATCACGCTGACGGGAACAGGTGGGGCACAGCTGGTGCCGGTGTTTGGTTGTGACTGCGCGGCCTGTCGCCGGGCGCGTTTGCAGGATGAACACCGCCGCCGCCCCTGTAGCGCGGTGGTCAAATTCAATGATGCGGTAACGCTGCTGGACGCGGGGATACCGCACCTGATGGACGACTGGCCGGCAGGTAGCTTCCAGCAGTTTTTACTCACCCACTATCATATGGATCACGTCCAGGGCTTGTTCCCGCTGCGCTGGGGTGTGGGAGCCACCATTCCGGTGTACGGCCCGCCGGATGAAGAAGGATGCGACGATCTTTTCAAACATCCGGGGCTGCTCGATTTTAATCACACCGTGGCACCGTTCGTGGTGTTTGAGCTTCAGGGATTACGGGTTACGCCGCTGCCGCTCAATCACTCAAAACTGACCTTCGGCTATCTGCTGGAAAGCGCGCACAGCCGCGTGGCGTGGCTGTCGGATACCGCCGGGTTGCCGGATAAAACGGTGAAGTTTCTGCTCAACAACCAGCCGCAGGTCATCATCATCGACTGTAGCCACGCGCCGCGTGAAGAGACGCCACGTAATCACAGCGATTTAAACGCAGTTATTGCCCTGAACGAGGTCATTGGCTGCCCGCAGGTGATACTGACGCATATCAGCCACCAGTTTGACGTGTGGATGATGGATAACCCACTGCCGGAGGGGATTGAAGCAGGGTATGACGGAATGGTTTTGGTGCTGGATTAG
- the phnO gene encoding aminoalkylphosphonate N-acetyltransferase, producing the protein MPDCQLRPATPDDASAVYSLICELKQSEFDHQAFHAGFLANLQDRNMHYQLAVLDGTIIGMIGLHMQFHLHHARWIGEIQELVVMPQARSLGIGSQLLAWAEDYARHAGAELTELSTSVKRTSAHRFYVREGYTQSHFRFTKPL; encoded by the coding sequence ATGCCTGACTGCCAGCTTCGCCCTGCCACGCCTGATGATGCTTCCGCCGTTTATAGCCTGATTTGCGAGCTGAAACAAAGCGAGTTCGATCATCAGGCGTTTCACGCCGGGTTTCTCGCCAATCTTCAGGACCGCAATATGCACTATCAGCTGGCAGTGCTCGACGGAACAATTATCGGCATGATTGGGCTGCATATGCAGTTTCATCTGCACCACGCCAGATGGATTGGTGAGATCCAGGAGCTGGTGGTGATGCCACAGGCGCGAAGCCTGGGGATAGGCAGCCAGCTCCTGGCGTGGGCGGAAGATTATGCTCGCCATGCGGGCGCCGAGTTAACCGAGTTGTCCACCAGCGTGAAGCGCACCAGTGCGCACCGCTTTTACGTTCGTGAAGGGTATACCCAGAGCCATTTCCGGTTCACTAAACCGCTGTAG
- the phnN gene encoding ribose 1,5-bisphosphokinase: MMGRLIWLMGPSGSGKDSLLTALRQREHSQLLVAHRYITRAANAGSENHISLSEQEFFTRAGKNLLALSWHANGFYYGVGVEIDLWLHAGFDVLVNGSRAHLTQARDRYESALLPVCLQVSPDILRNRLQSRGRENAREIDLRLERAARYTPSQCHILNNDGSLLQSVNNFLSLIRQKEKQHA, translated from the coding sequence CTGATGGGAAGATTAATCTGGTTAATGGGGCCTTCGGGCTCCGGTAAAGACAGCCTGCTGACGGCGTTACGCCAGCGGGAGCATTCACAACTGCTGGTCGCGCATCGTTACATTACCCGCGCGGCAAACGCCGGAAGTGAGAATCATATCTCGCTGAGCGAGCAGGAGTTTTTTACCCGCGCCGGGAAGAATTTACTGGCGCTGAGCTGGCATGCTAACGGCTTTTACTATGGCGTTGGCGTGGAGATAGATTTGTGGCTTCACGCGGGGTTTGACGTGCTGGTGAACGGTTCACGCGCACATCTGACCCAGGCCCGCGACAGATACGAATCCGCGCTGCTTCCGGTGTGCTTACAGGTATCGCCAGATATTCTGCGAAACCGGCTGCAAAGCCGTGGGCGTGAAAACGCGCGGGAGATAGACCTGCGGCTGGAGCGTGCGGCACGGTATACCCCTTCGCAATGTCATATCCTCAACAACGATGGAAGTTTGTTACAGTCAGTGAATAATTTCCTCTCACTTATCCGCCAAAAGGAAAAACAACATGCCTGA
- the phnM gene encoding alpha-D-ribose 1-methylphosphonate 5-triphosphate diphosphatase has protein sequence MIVNNVKLVLENEVVGGSIEIQDGVIRAFAETQSRAPEAMDGEGGWLLPGLIELHTDNLDKFFTPRPKVDWPAHSAMSSHDALMVASGITTVLDAVAIGDVRDGGDRLENLEKMINAVEETQKRGLNRAEHRLHLRCELPHHTTLPLFEKLVGREPVTLVSLMDHSPGQRQFANIEKYREYYQGKYSLTNDEMARYEEEQLALAARWSQPNRLSIAAMCRDRNIALASHDDATHEHVVESHQLGSVIAEFPTTFDAAEASRRHGMNVLMGAPNIVRGGSHSGNVAASKLASLGLLDILSSDYYPASLLDAAFRVADDESNTFTLPQAIRLVTKNPANALHLQDRGVIGEGKRADLVLAHRKGEHIHIDHVWRQGKRVF, from the coding sequence ATGATCGTTAATAACGTAAAGCTGGTGCTGGAAAATGAAGTGGTTGGCGGCTCGATTGAGATCCAGGACGGGGTGATCCGCGCGTTTGCCGAAACCCAAAGCCGCGCGCCTGAAGCGATGGACGGCGAAGGCGGCTGGCTGCTGCCGGGGCTTATCGAACTGCATACCGATAATCTGGACAAATTTTTTACCCCACGGCCAAAAGTCGACTGGCCCGCCCATTCGGCGATGAGCAGTCACGATGCGCTGATGGTGGCCAGCGGGATCACGACCGTACTGGACGCGGTGGCAATTGGTGACGTGCGCGACGGCGGCGATCGCCTTGAGAATCTGGAAAAGATGATCAACGCCGTAGAAGAGACGCAAAAACGCGGCCTCAACCGTGCCGAGCATCGTCTGCATCTGCGCTGCGAGCTGCCGCATCACACCACGCTGCCGCTGTTTGAGAAGCTGGTCGGGCGCGAGCCCGTCACCCTGGTGTCGCTGATGGATCACTCGCCGGGGCAGCGCCAGTTTGCCAATATCGAAAAATATCGCGAGTACTACCAGGGAAAATACTCCCTTACTAATGACGAGATGGCGCGCTACGAGGAAGAGCAACTCGCCCTGGCTGCCCGCTGGTCGCAGCCTAACCGCCTCTCCATCGCGGCCATGTGCCGTGACCGTAATATCGCGCTTGCCAGCCACGACGACGCCACGCATGAGCATGTGGTTGAGTCTCATCAGCTTGGCAGTGTGATCGCCGAATTCCCGACCACATTCGATGCCGCAGAGGCCTCGCGCAGGCACGGCATGAACGTGTTGATGGGCGCGCCAAACATCGTGCGCGGCGGCTCCCACTCCGGCAACGTAGCCGCCAGTAAACTGGCTTCGCTCGGGCTGCTGGATATCCTCTCTTCTGATTACTACCCCGCCAGCCTGCTGGATGCGGCGTTCCGGGTGGCGGATGACGAAAGCAACACCTTCACCCTGCCGCAGGCGATCCGTCTGGTGACGAAAAACCCGGCCAACGCGCTGCACCTTCAGGATCGCGGTGTGATTGGTGAAGGTAAACGAGCGGATCTGGTGCTGGCGCATCGTAAGGGCGAGCACATCCATATCGACCATGTATGGCGTCAGGGAAAACGGGTGTTCTGA
- the phnL gene encoding phosphonate C-P lyase system protein PhnL translates to MIHVENVSKTFVLHQQNGVRLPVLQNASLEVSKGECVVLHGHSGSGKSTLLRSLYANYLPDEGHIHIRHNGEWVDLVQAPARKVLEVRRSTIGWVSQFLRVIPRISALDVVMQPLLDLGVQRETCAAKAAGLLTRLNVPERLWHLAPSTFSGGEQQRVNIARGFIVDYPILLLDEPTASLDSKNCTAVVELIEQAKARGAAIVGIFHDETVRSRVADRLHPMGTHA, encoded by the coding sequence ATGATCCACGTTGAAAATGTCAGTAAGACTTTTGTGCTCCACCAGCAAAACGGCGTGCGCCTGCCGGTGCTGCAAAATGCCTCGCTTGAGGTCAGCAAGGGCGAATGTGTGGTGCTGCATGGCCATTCTGGCAGCGGTAAATCCACCCTGCTGCGCTCGCTTTATGCCAACTATCTGCCGGACGAAGGCCACATTCACATCCGCCACAATGGCGAGTGGGTGGATCTGGTGCAGGCCCCGGCACGCAAGGTGCTGGAAGTCCGCCGGTCAACGATCGGCTGGGTGAGCCAGTTTCTGCGGGTGATCCCCAGGATCTCCGCGCTGGACGTGGTGATGCAGCCGCTGCTGGATCTGGGCGTGCAGCGTGAAACCTGCGCCGCCAAAGCCGCAGGCCTGCTGACGCGCCTCAACGTGCCGGAACGCCTGTGGCATCTCGCCCCTTCCACGTTTTCTGGTGGTGAACAGCAGCGCGTGAACATTGCGCGTGGGTTTATCGTCGATTACCCGATTTTACTGCTCGATGAACCTACCGCCTCGCTGGACAGCAAAAACTGTACAGCCGTGGTTGAGCTGATCGAACAGGCCAAAGCACGCGGCGCGGCGATCGTGGGGATCTTCCACGATGAAACCGTGCGTTCGCGCGTGGCTGACAGATTGCACCCGATGGGGACCCACGCATGA
- the phnK gene encoding phosphonate C-P lyase system protein PhnK, which translates to MKPLLSVNNLTHLYAPGKGFSDVSFELWPGEVLGIVGESGSGKTTLLKSISARLTPQNGDILYEGQSLYGMSEAERRRLLRTEWGVVHQHPMDGLRRQVSAGGNIGERLMATGARHYGHIRATAQHWLEEVEIPASRIDDLPTTFSGGMQQRLQIARNLVTHPKLVFMDEPTGGLDVSVQARLLDLLRGLVVELNLAVVIVTHDLGVARLLADRLLVMKQGQVVESGLTDRVLDDPHHPYTQLLVSSVLQN; encoded by the coding sequence ATGAAACCGCTGCTTTCGGTCAACAATCTGACCCACCTTTATGCGCCTGGCAAAGGCTTCAGCGATGTCTCCTTTGAGCTATGGCCGGGGGAAGTGCTCGGGATTGTCGGCGAGTCCGGCTCGGGCAAAACCACTCTGCTGAAGTCCATTTCTGCGCGCCTGACGCCGCAAAATGGCGACATTTTATATGAAGGCCAATCGCTGTACGGGATGAGCGAAGCCGAACGCCGTCGCCTGCTGCGCACCGAATGGGGGGTGGTGCATCAACACCCAATGGACGGCCTGCGCCGCCAGGTATCGGCGGGTGGAAATATCGGCGAGCGGCTGATGGCGACCGGTGCACGCCACTACGGCCATATCCGCGCCACTGCGCAACACTGGCTGGAAGAGGTTGAAATCCCGGCCTCGCGTATCGACGACCTGCCAACGACATTTTCCGGCGGGATGCAGCAACGTCTGCAAATCGCCCGCAACCTGGTCACGCACCCGAAGCTGGTGTTTATGGATGAGCCAACCGGGGGGCTGGACGTTTCTGTACAGGCTCGCCTGCTCGACCTGCTGCGCGGCCTGGTGGTAGAGCTGAACCTTGCCGTGGTGATTGTCACCCACGATCTGGGTGTTGCGCGCCTGCTGGCCGACCGCCTGTTGGTGATGAAGCAGGGCCAGGTGGTGGAAAGTGGTTTAACCGACCGCGTGCTGGACGATCCGCACCATCCGTACACTCAGCTGCTGGTGTCGTCTGTTTTGCAGAACTGA
- the phnJ gene encoding alpha-D-ribose 1-methylphosphonate 5-phosphate C-P-lyase PhnJ, whose translation MANLNGYNFAYLDEQTKRMIRRAILKAVAIPGYQVPFGGREMPMPYGWGTGGIQLTASVIGEADVLKVIDQGADDTTNAVSIRNFFKRVTGVNTTERTEDATLIQTRHRIPETPLTEDQILIFQVPIPEPLRFIEPRETETRTMHALEEYGIMQVKLYEDIARFGHIATTYAYPVKVNGRYVMDPSPIPKFDNPKMDMMPALQLFGAGREKRIYAVPPYTRVESLDFDDHPFTVQEWDEPCAICGSKHSYLDEVVLDDTGKRMFVCSDTDFCRQQSEAKGQ comes from the coding sequence ATGGCTAACTTAAACGGCTACAACTTCGCTTATCTGGATGAGCAAACCAAACGCATGATCCGCCGCGCCATTTTAAAAGCCGTGGCGATCCCGGGGTATCAGGTGCCGTTCGGCGGCCGGGAAATGCCGATGCCCTATGGCTGGGGCACTGGCGGTATTCAGCTCACGGCCAGCGTGATCGGTGAAGCCGACGTGCTGAAAGTCATCGACCAGGGCGCGGACGACACCACCAACGCCGTGTCGATTCGCAACTTCTTTAAGCGCGTAACGGGCGTAAACACCACCGAGCGCACGGAAGACGCAACGCTTATCCAGACCCGCCACCGCATTCCCGAAACACCGCTCACTGAAGATCAGATCCTGATTTTCCAGGTCCCTATCCCGGAGCCGCTGCGCTTTATCGAGCCGCGCGAAACGGAAACCCGCACCATGCACGCTCTGGAAGAGTACGGCATCATGCAGGTGAAACTGTATGAAGATATCGCCCGCTTCGGCCATATTGCCACCACCTACGCCTACCCGGTGAAGGTCAACGGGCGCTACGTGATGGACCCGTCGCCCATCCCAAAATTCGATAACCCGAAAATGGACATGATGCCTGCGCTCCAGCTATTCGGCGCAGGGCGCGAGAAGCGTATTTACGCTGTGCCACCTTACACCCGTGTGGAAAGCCTCGATTTCGACGATCACCCATTTACGGTGCAGGAGTGGGATGAGCCATGTGCCATCTGCGGCTCGAAACACAGCTACCTGGATGAAGTGGTGCTGGATGACACCGGCAAACGGATGTTTGTCTGTTCCGACACCGATTTCTGCCGCCAACAGAGCGAGGCGAAAGGCCAATGA
- a CDS encoding carbon-phosphorus lyase complex subunit PhnI, translating into MYVAVKGGEKAIAAAHSLQEHRRRGDEQLPELSVAQIEQQLNLAVDRVMTEGGIADRELAALALKQASGDNIEAIFLLRAYRTTLARLAVSEPINSAEMRLERRISAVYKDIPGGQLLGPTYDYTHRLLDFTLLANGETPSLSTAGPQQDTSPHVFSLLAHQGLAKAEEDTGSTPDDITRTPPVYPCSRSSRLQQLMRGDEGYLLALAYSTQRGYGRNHPFAAEIRSGYIDVEIVPEELGFAVNVGELLMTECEMVNGFVAPEDEDPHFTRGYGLAYGMSERKAMAMALVDRALQAPDYGEHISGPAQDEEFVLAHADNVEAAGFVSHLKLPHYVDFQAELELLKRLQRERSHG; encoded by the coding sequence ATGTACGTCGCCGTTAAAGGGGGCGAAAAGGCGATTGCCGCCGCCCATTCGTTGCAGGAGCACAGACGACGGGGTGATGAGCAGCTTCCCGAGCTGAGCGTTGCCCAGATAGAACAACAGCTGAATCTGGCCGTCGACCGGGTGATGACCGAAGGCGGCATTGCCGATCGCGAGCTGGCCGCGCTGGCACTCAAGCAGGCCAGCGGTGATAACATCGAAGCCATTTTCCTGCTGCGCGCCTACCGCACCACCCTTGCCAGACTGGCGGTAAGCGAGCCGATTAATTCAGCTGAGATGCGCTTAGAGCGCCGAATATCGGCGGTGTACAAAGATATCCCCGGCGGCCAGCTGCTTGGCCCGACCTACGATTACACCCACCGTCTGCTGGATTTCACGCTGCTGGCAAACGGTGAAACGCCCTCCCTGAGTACGGCCGGGCCGCAGCAAGATACCTCCCCGCACGTGTTTAGCCTGTTGGCGCATCAGGGGCTGGCAAAAGCCGAAGAAGATACCGGAAGCACGCCGGACGACATCACCCGCACGCCCCCGGTTTACCCTTGCTCACGCTCATCGCGCCTGCAACAGCTGATGCGCGGCGACGAAGGTTATCTGCTGGCGCTCGCCTACTCTACGCAGCGCGGTTACGGGCGTAACCACCCATTCGCCGCAGAAATTCGCAGTGGCTATATCGATGTAGAAATTGTGCCAGAAGAGCTGGGTTTTGCGGTTAACGTCGGCGAACTGCTGATGACCGAGTGTGAAATGGTCAACGGTTTTGTGGCGCCGGAAGACGAAGATCCGCACTTCACGCGCGGTTACGGCCTGGCGTATGGCATGAGCGAACGCAAGGCAATGGCCATGGCGCTGGTCGACCGCGCGTTGCAGGCACCCGACTACGGTGAACATATCTCCGGCCCGGCACAGGACGAGGAATTTGTGCTGGCTCATGCCGATAACGTGGAAGCAGCAGGCTTTGTCTCGCACCTCAAGCTGCCGCACTACGTTGATTTCCAGGCCGAACTGGAACTGCTGAAACGCCTGCAACGGGAGCGATCACATGGCTAA
- the phnH gene encoding phosphonate C-P lyase system protein PhnH has translation MTLQPAFTLAVQDAQHSFRRLLKAMSEPGVIVSLHQLSQGWLPLNLATTSVLLTLADNDTPVWLSGRMSNDIACQNLRFHTNAPLVEQPHQAIFAVADEQISHEQLNALSEGSAVAPETSATLILQVSSLSGGRMLRLTGAGIADERMIAPQLPECIIHELTERPHPFPLGIDLILTCGERLLAIPRTTHVEVC, from the coding sequence ATGACGCTTCAACCCGCTTTTACCCTGGCCGTCCAGGATGCCCAACACAGTTTTCGTCGCCTGCTGAAAGCCATGAGCGAGCCGGGCGTTATTGTATCGCTGCATCAGCTTTCACAAGGCTGGCTGCCACTAAACCTGGCTACCACCAGCGTGCTGCTGACCCTTGCCGATAACGACACCCCGGTGTGGCTTTCTGGCCGGATGTCGAACGACATCGCCTGCCAGAACCTGCGTTTTCACACCAATGCCCCGCTGGTAGAGCAGCCACATCAGGCGATATTTGCGGTGGCGGATGAGCAGATAAGCCACGAACAGCTCAACGCCCTGAGCGAAGGCAGCGCCGTGGCCCCGGAAACCAGCGCCACGCTGATTTTGCAGGTATCCAGCCTGAGTGGCGGGCGCATGTTACGCCTCACCGGGGCGGGGATCGCCGACGAGCGCATGATCGCGCCACAGCTGCCGGAGTGCATCATCCATGAACTCACCGAGCGCCCGCACCCGTTCCCGCTGGGTATCGACCTGATCCTGACCTGCGGCGAACGCCTGCTGGCGATACCGCGAACCACTCATGTGGAGGTGTGCTGA
- the phnG gene encoding phosphonate C-P lyase system protein PhnG yields MHFDTSTRQRWMRVLAHSQPAALHGRMNALSLTPDYEAIRTPEIGLVQIQARMGGTGERFFAGDATLTRAVIRLNSGTLGYSYVIGRDKAHAERCAVIDALLQEQPHFQSLMETLIAPLEADRAARLAARQAEVNTSRVDFFTLVRGDNA; encoded by the coding sequence ATGCACTTTGATACCTCCACCCGCCAGCGCTGGATGCGTGTGCTGGCTCATAGCCAGCCTGCCGCGCTGCATGGCCGCATGAATGCGCTCAGCCTGACGCCAGATTACGAAGCCATCCGTACGCCGGAGATTGGCCTGGTGCAGATCCAGGCGCGCATGGGCGGAACCGGCGAGCGCTTCTTTGCCGGAGATGCCACGCTCACCCGCGCCGTCATTCGCCTGAACAGCGGCACGCTTGGCTATAGCTACGTGATAGGGCGCGATAAAGCGCACGCAGAGCGCTGCGCGGTCATCGACGCCCTGTTGCAGGAACAACCTCATTTCCAGTCATTAATGGAAACCCTCATTGCCCCGCTGGAAGCTGACCGCGCCGCACGCCTTGCCGCGCGTCAGGCCGAAGTAAACACCAGCCGGGTCGACTTCTTTACGCTCGTTCGCGGAGACAACGCATGA